One stretch of Pseudomonas sp. NC02 DNA includes these proteins:
- the tilS gene encoding tRNA lysidine(34) synthetase TilS produces the protein MKPTLTAKLLQILAPWRNAPAWHIAFSGGLDSTVLLHLLATLAKIDKLPPLSAIHVHHGLQAAADAWPAHCQSVCDALCVPLRVIRVQVQQGASLERAARDARYQAFAEVTGAGELLVTGQHRDDQAETLLFRLLRGAGVRGLAAMPAQRPLADGYLVRPLLDVSRAELEAYAREHQLTWIEDPSNADPRFSRNYLRHHVFPHLTERWPQAVSTMARSAEHLSEAHGLLDELAQMDLLAASQHPVFPWLALPSLTLEPLAALSDARQRNALRHWLTPLTRLPDSDHWTGWATLRDAKHDAQPLWRLADGQLHRCGGLIWWLPASWSEFSDASVSWPHPQNPLQLPGNGQVRFSGSAPEGPLSIRYRQGGEIMELPGRGRRDLKRLLNESAVPGFIRGRLPLLYQGQQLLAVANLPGLAAGGGTGWQLHWMPPTCDQGLS, from the coding sequence ATGAAGCCCACCTTAACCGCCAAGCTCCTGCAAATCCTCGCCCCCTGGCGCAACGCCCCGGCCTGGCATATCGCCTTCTCCGGCGGCCTCGACTCCACCGTCCTGCTGCACCTCCTGGCCACGCTGGCCAAAATCGACAAGCTCCCGCCACTCAGCGCTATCCATGTTCATCATGGGCTGCAAGCTGCGGCGGATGCGTGGCCGGCCCATTGCCAGTCCGTGTGCGACGCCTTGTGCGTGCCTCTGCGGGTGATCCGCGTGCAAGTGCAACAAGGTGCAAGCCTGGAGCGCGCGGCCCGTGACGCGCGGTATCAGGCGTTTGCCGAGGTCACCGGGGCAGGGGAGTTGCTGGTCACGGGCCAGCACCGTGACGATCAGGCAGAAACCTTACTGTTTCGGCTGTTGCGTGGGGCTGGCGTGCGTGGCCTGGCGGCAATGCCCGCGCAGCGCCCTTTGGCAGATGGCTATCTGGTGCGACCCTTGCTGGATGTGTCTCGCGCCGAGCTTGAAGCCTACGCCCGTGAACATCAATTGACCTGGATCGAAGACCCGTCGAACGCTGATCCGCGTTTCTCCCGCAATTACCTGCGCCACCATGTTTTCCCACACCTGACTGAACGTTGGCCCCAAGCCGTCAGCACCATGGCCCGCAGCGCCGAACATCTGAGCGAAGCCCACGGCTTGCTCGACGAACTGGCGCAGATGGACCTGCTGGCCGCCAGCCAGCACCCGGTGTTTCCCTGGCTGGCATTGCCTTCGCTGACCCTTGAACCGCTTGCCGCGCTCTCCGATGCCCGCCAGCGCAACGCACTTAGGCACTGGCTGACACCGTTGACACGCTTGCCCGACAGCGACCACTGGACCGGCTGGGCGACCTTGCGCGACGCCAAACACGATGCACAGCCACTGTGGCGCCTGGCCGACGGTCAATTGCACCGTTGTGGTGGGCTTATCTGGTGGTTACCTGCCAGTTGGTCGGAATTTTCTGACGCATCGGTGAGCTGGCCGCACCCGCAAAACCCACTACAGTTACCCGGTAACGGCCAAGTGCGCTTCAGCGGCAGTGCACCCGAAGGCCCCCTGAGCATCCGTTATCGCCAGGGCGGTGAAATCATGGAATTGCCAGGCCGGGGCCGGCGCGACCTGAAGCGCTTGCTTAACGAAAGTGCGGTACCAGGCTTCATCCGTGGCAGATTGCCGCTGCTGTATCAGGGCCAGCAATTGCTGGCTGTGGCCAACCTGCCGGGGCTTGCGGCGGGTGGCGGTACCGGCTGGCAATTACATTGGATGCCACCAACCTGCGATCAAGGTTTGAGCTGA